The Silene latifolia isolate original U9 population chromosome Y, ASM4854445v1, whole genome shotgun sequence sequence acgaggaccctcctccatgtcgtCACCACCACCTGCGCCAGAggtacctgcacctgaactcccTGCACCTGGAAAACCTGCTGCGGCTGAGTAGTCCCCTCCTAGTTGACTACCAgggttggctccccacggtcctgcGAGGTTGTcaaactcagtctcctccggTGCTCTCCAGAAACTCGGGTCCACCCCATAACTGTGGAACACTCCCGTATCCACTCCTGGTCCTCTCCACCAGACAGGCTGTACCAAGTCAGTCCCGATGCCCTGATTAAGGGTCATCTCGTATAGGTTGCGGAGAACCAAAGTAGAAGAGATCCGCTCAGCCAGCTCATGAGGCTGCATCCTAGGGTCGTGCACCGTAGGGTACGACGAGTGCTGGTAGGGGTGGTAAGAGTAAGAGTCGGGGGCAGAGTATGAGGGCTCAGACACAACCGGGTCTACCCTAGGCTGCCTAACCCCACGACGCTccctaggtgggggaggtgcctgctgctgtccCTCAGGTACGGTGACGGGCTCAGGTAAGTCCAGGAGAATCCGAGGGTCGATCAGGTAAGactggggctcaggtctaggGATGCCACAAGACTCCCACtcggccaaatgatcaacaacagggaggtgagctgggtccggaagcaccatccacatagtacctctcaccctccaagcatacgacccatcatccatcttcctcaaccatcggttctgACGCCAGTATTGAGCGTCCATGGTGGGTACAACCTCAACATACGcattcccctcaggaggtggggcctcaaagtcggtcagtcgctgagctaggcgggtcactatggccccgtaAGCAACAAATCGGGTCTcagactgtgccatgcgctccagactagagcacactataccAGGAGCACTATAGTAAAACGGTTTCCGGCGGTGGAGGTTAAGGTAGGACACAAGAAGCATGACTTCGTGAGAATTGAGCTTACTCACGTCCTCTCTCGAGTAAAGCAGACAGGTCAACATCcttagaaacatacgaagggaaacgtgttgaatatcattaatcaacatggcactgACGGTAGGGGCGGGTTTGCCAGTCAAATAAGGAAGGTACTGAGGTGCAccactgttcttggccacgtCACTAAGGTAGTCATCATCCTCGGCCTCTAAACCCAAATGGTCAGCCAACTCATCAAGGGTAAGCTCATGgtcctcattcatgagacgaaaagagacggTCTTGCCCTTCCtatcataaacaaaagagctcaaaaactctaaggtcaagtgggggtatgatttctttctcaagtgatacaacccctccatgcccaaaatcttgaaaatGTGAACTATGTCTTCCTTAATCCCCAGAGTCTCAAGAATACTAGGGTTGACAcaacgggtggggcgaaaagggcgacgcataagagccacaaaagccttacgatgatCGAAGTTAGCaaaaattaccgatggatgtgcctccaccggcggTACAACCGGTCCACTGCTACCTTGCCCAACCTCGAGTTGGACATTCCCGCGAGGTCTCTTGTTGGGTAAACCtctagttttcaccatactgcaagaaaATTATCTTTAACAAAGGATTGACATTGGAAACTCTCGGCACAAAGACGGACTGTTTCACTTGTATACCGATTTAAGAACAATATTTTTAAAACAACTATCAGAAAATCATCAACTACTTACTATTCATATGGTTTCAAATTTTAAATCATTTCAAACTAGAGAATACTCATCAATAACAATGCGAATTTCGTTTTTTGATAACCCTACATCATAAGATAATCAACCAAAAATGTACACAAAGCCTCTATGAAGTCgaattcgatcaattaataaGTTTAAAACTGAATTTCAATTGTTTTTAACAAGAAATCGAAGTATAGTATGCTAATACACAATGCCTTTGAAAACAATAAAGGaatttgagtttaaatcttaCCTTAAACTGAGTTAGGGCAACTAAGGACAAGTGTGGCACCAAGATTTTACCCAAAAGCTTGCGAAAAGAggagtatggagttttagaggGAAGGAAAgatgaagatgggaggcggaaataagaaagaaaggcacgaatttagggtttttgtataacccgcaatTGGCCTGCTACAGCAAAACTCGGTCGAGTGTttggaacactcggccgagtgttcagtactcggtcgagtgtttaggatactcggccgagtgtgcattactcggtcgagtaccattcttactcggtcgagttttgaaGACCAGAATAGATTATAATTCTAACAAAATGGGCACTCGGTTATGTAACttgacactcggccgagtttggtctactcggtcgagtactcgcatCTACTCGATCTAATTTTTGAAATAAAGAAGGAGTCGTAATTTTTTACTGTTCCTGCAAAATCAAATaacatcgttcggagttccgggATTCCGGCTCGTCACAATTAAAGCTGATTCCTACCACGTAAACACACAACCGCACGTATATCTGTACATTCATCTCCAAACAATCATCACTTCCACTTTATCCCTCACTATACCAAGAAACTATTTTACTGTACCCATAAGGCacatgtcacaatctaattacgaTAATTACCAAGTTTAGCTCTATATCACATCATTTCTACTTCCGCTAACCACCAGACACACACCTTATTCACATTTGTAATACAATAATTTCACACCTAACACATTCCaaataaaacaaattgattaagttgTCACTGATCACACATTGCAACAATTCCATATTCACTTCCACTTTTCTACACATCTAACTAACATATATCGCTCTAGTAATAGATACGCACACaatagatacacacagcacacaacaCTTAGCAATCCACGACTCacactagctacccttttcccATGTCTGGtttaagtccgatggggccatgattttgaaatgagggcgcctactcacccaaaatctagcatcgatttggggctcccaacgtacatacaccaggttcattttaattgacaccctatgttctttaatttcgttagtttaggttccaaaatcgtcggctctgataccactttgtaacacccccgtacaccagaacgccttaccaaggaccattccagtgtatgacgatgtcaccatctcggtttcccgaggaggtagatcaaattggacaatacaagaacaatattatatcATTAGAGAGTCTATTACAATACCATTCTGTTCAAGTACCCTAAAATACAGTTCAATTACAAtacttgtgattctacatctctagaccaagagcgtgatgactcgatccctccaatcccagcaaGAAAGTAATCAACAATACCTTTAAgccaatcgctcaccatcccgaatggatcaccgcagataccacaaaacaacacggggtcagtactgactaatcaaatataaGATAAGACAATAAAGTAAATAGCTGATCATTCACTATCCCAACTCACCACCTCGTACACACACCGACTACACacgaagtgtgtagtcctgccagattacccatcgcaacaggtaatcctcgcgccgatgggtgaccgcagcccatccccacctagtccggctcctcaacgagcgactaacgatccctgtcccttaatgtgcacatcccctcccgtggcgggttccacggagggcgaaccagggtgtgaagccactcccgcaagtgactccaccacaatctcaatcacaacATCGCAGCTGTCACATGACAGCGTCATCATTACCACAaccactatactccgatgatcagcggataacCATGAACCACAATACAATcataaattcaattcaattatgaGGCGAGTAGGAGACCCTACCTCAtaacaaagcatgaaagacttccatCTATAGCCACGCACAACTCCATTAAGCACCCTAACAAtggtaaccatatcctattacacaactatactcaaataatcatacaaaaggacacaaggcagcaacttacctaaccttgcacatcggtgacgacatagacaaccaccatTCACGACCTCCTTGCTCCGCGAGTCCCGACGTTCCCATGGTAGGGGTTAGGCTAACTCCTTAGAGGTACGaggctatggagtgatagagtagggtgatggtctagggttagagaaagagaaactgtcgaggaaatgagaaaaatagaaatgaatctcgcgaactcgcatttataataacgcatcgacagcagccatactcggtcgagtataggaatactcggccgagtagactccactcggtcgagtattgatgGTACTCGGCTGAGTggcctccgctaggtcgagtaactaaccAATACGTCTCCTGTTACCAGTCTGATCCCTCGCCCCATCattcctaaggtctgtttggtcaacaaggtcAGTCAACAACGCTCCTACAAATCCTGGATGTTACAGAGggggaaagtgtaaatgttatcatACTGAAAGTGTGAATGTAAACACACTAAAATTGAATTTTATTTTCATTCAGATGGAAGTGTAAATTTGacataagtgtaaatgtgacgataTGTAAAGTCTAAGTGTAAATATGGtgacatgggaagtgtaaatgttaacacacGTTACTTGAAATAAAATACGTAATCCAAATAAGTTCAAGTAACACAATGTTTGGCTATCCAATAAAACAGAGACATTTTGGTCTTATGACAGTGTAACCCTAACGTTGGTGTTACTAAAAGTTACACCAACTTCAGTTCAAAGTGACGGTGCCAATGAGACCAATTCCCAATCCCTCGTTCCAGTTATAGCACATCAAAGTTTAAAGTTACACACTCAAAATATAAAAGCTACATTATCACTGCTGTGACATCTATTCTTATTCTGATTCTAGCTCTTCCTCCTCATCTCCTTCATCCTCTTCTGGGTCAGACGACCCTTCGCACAATGGTGTGTGTGCTGAGAAGGGGTTAGCGCAGTTCCTCTTGTCGTGATTTGTCATTCTCTTGCAATTATTACACTTGCATTTGGGTTTCCTAGCCAACGTTAGTGCTTTTGTTTTGGCTGACAAAATTCTTTTTCCGCTACCCTTGTTTTTCGAATTCTTTGGTGGCAATATCGTCACTACCTCACTGGTCGTACAATTCAGAAATTTctccatttgttgatttttattcaaCACTTCTTCTATTGGTGACAGCGTCTCCTTAAATCCCCTAATTACAGCGAAAAAGCTGTCAACATCAATTACTCCTTTGCCTCGAAGGAGCCCTACAGCTtgatgaacttctgaccacattaTTGACATTGCAATTTGTTTTTCATCAATGACTTGCATGTTGTCTGTCCCTTCACcattacaattgaaaatccttaATCGGAGATACTCTTTCATCCATCTATTTACAACATAATCCTATGGCGGCATAGGATGCCGGTTCTTTCAAACATCGTACAACTGCAGCTTGTTTTACGTGTACCTGGGTTATCAGTTAAGGCTATCATGTAAGTGTGAATGTTAAAAATAGTGTAAGTGATTATATGGAAATTTAAATGTGATaaaacagaaagtgtaaatgccATATCGTGGAAATTGTAAATGTAGTatcatggaaagtgtaaatgtcatattttGGAAAGTGTAAATATCATGAactggaaagtgtaaatgttatgttataggaagtgtaaatgttttgttataggaagtgtaaatgttatgttataggaagtgtaaatgccATATCgtggaaagtgtaaatgtaatatcatAGAATGCGTAAATGTCATATtttggaaagtgtaaatgtcatgaactgaaaagtgtaaatgttatgttataggaagtgtaaatgtcatataatggaaagtgtaaatgtcatgaactggaaaagtgtaaatgtcatataatggaaagtgtaaatgtcataaaatggaaagtgtaaatgtgattatgtGGAAAGTGTAAATTAAATTACCTGGACTGTATGCAACTTCAAAATTCTTCTTCCTGGACGAATCTTTGATAGTAGTTACCTCTAGCTCGCCTCTCTCAGTGAAACCTCCGGTTCTACATGTATCAATTGAGTAGATGGCCTCTTCCTTGAATTTGTGGAAAGTTGAATAGGTGTACACCTTTGCAGCATGACTCTCTAACGCCAGATGTATTGACGGCTTTACGCACATGTGCTTATCACTGTTGTCAAGCTGCTTTTGTGTATGTCTTTGTTGGTCCATAGCGctctcaaaacgcatccaaaactcaaccaatGTTCCTGACTTATGCTCAAACCTCTTAAAAAAGCTATTTTTGGTCTCTTATCTTTGAGTCGTCCTCATAATAGACGCCATCTTCAAGTCtctgcaatgcgccatcacccactGTCCCCTTATAGCATACGTATGGTCGATCGCTTTcttagcttagatttcggttacttgtcgttaggagcacctagaccaaaacaatatttataacttcataaacaactccactactagtaaagaggtaagtaaaggtcggatcccaagggatgggtattgatgtaggattttcgattgcaagtagtggtgtctaggggtgtcacaattaggttgagataagaagatcactaaactaaataacaataaatgtaaacaagcaagatgactaaaatgagatgtaaacaattgattaaaagcactagggtgtcatgggttcataggggattcatgggaattgatcatacaaatatattctcaagttataagcaaacaattattgttgtgataggatcgagttggtttatatcttacaatcctaggaaggtttgggtcccgaagccgaatcgattagattgtacaacacctacaagtcgacttaatcctccctactcaactatatgcatggtctaatgagactcgagttggtttatgtcttacaagtctcattgaaaaggtaagtgatgtgtaaaaaatacaaggattcataggctcgtatttcatcaaacataacatgttgtggacaacgcccgcgggaactgcggcCGCGGggtccacactaggcataatcgactcgaggttctttcgaatcgaattaagacaaattagagtcgccaccaagttttatgggaacttggaaccgttcaagtcaactttacacctttcatcgaaaagcataaagccaatcgactacgagtgattaaagataaagacttgtatcctatatcactcgatttgaatgactctcgtaatccaatggtatttagacggatccacaaaccatagattttgagtaaggggtgagggtacgtgttaggaagcccataaggacacctaaccccgcccgtcaataacggcctctactaagtcaagtatcggatttcaaacaaggtcgtagctactgcgatatatgatatgcaaacatcgttttaaaaccctaacatgtgaagtttctatgtcgatttagatgcaactaaactaactttgtcaaagttgtaatttagcatgtgggttgattgatctaacaacatacaaaacaaagcaaacaaggcttgatgggaatgggggagccgttagGATCTACcatattacaacccaggcatttcatgccgacacaacgagaaattagagatacaactcgatctaaatacaattgctatatacgacaccatacacgacacatggccattcggcctaggaaaacgtgcacaaaggggtggccacggtttacataactcacggccttgggtcactcctcgtaatgcgtgcttttgcttaatcttatcgaattagacattaggtcacacaccaaagcatgcattagcataaatcgggccatgtcgctttaaacaacatgcgatttactacgctcttacacgaattggaacataaccatctaaccaaatgagactaaggtttttgaagaagtcttgactcgataaaagtaaaacaaacttgaaaattacaactcgatgaacaaactataaattataagctacgaaacaacaaagaacaaatggtataaaaaaacgaagcaagaaagacaaaagatacggccaccctcacggccaagccacggccaccctagttcctagtctaggttcattagttagatcaaataattgcgaaacgagttagaaaacgggctagaaaacaagttagaaacgacgttgatcgattgagaagatatcGCGTgaatgcattctacacggcctaataaagggtccaattaggtcaagttcgctagttaaattaactcgtcgagtttTAATAAGAAGGTggtaatcacgcactcttatactagcgagaaagcATGTGAAAAGAGAgttgcattcaattaggttatagaattgttaatcgattttcaaggctatgtcgatgccacctaacatgtctaattaggttattaaaacaATCTAATgccgtctaaatgagtcatatgttaaccatcagaggtcgaactaacatgcgaagggtcctaggacAGGTCGAATTGAGCGAAACAAGCGAGgagtcaaaagcgaggaacaaagttagaattcgttttattaatgtcctaccttgaacatgaggatatgtaaatgagaagggggatatgaccgaccgatgtggcggatttctttcccgacTCAAGTCAAtgtgggtgttcatggtggtactttaactcatactcgggctatactagtttcatagttaacgatatcaaacgatgcaaaacgataaacaatgtaaaaatgaacaataaaaaacaaacataaaaagaacgaaataaaagggagaagaagaggatttgatgcaccctcaacctacatgtatcgttgacaccgtcttgggtcataatcgatcgtagattttatctcgagaggccgtcgtcgacgaaggaacaaagcaacaacacgttttttgtaaatttggacagcaactttcaaactgcaatttc is a genomic window containing:
- the LOC141631078 gene encoding uncharacterized protein LOC141631078; amino-acid sequence: MDQQRHTQKQLDNSDKHMCVKPSIHLALESHAAKVYTYSTFHKFKEEAIYSIDTCRTGGFTERGELEVTTIKDSSRKKNFEVAYSPGTDNMQVIDEKQIAMSIMWSEVHQAVGLLRGKGVIDVDSFFAVIRGFKETLSPIEEVLNKNQQMEKFLNCTTSEVVTILPPKNSKNKGSGKRILSAKTKALTLARKPKCKCNNCKRMTNHDKRNCANPFSAHTPLCEGSSDPEEDEGDEEEELESE